In Bacteriovorax stolpii, a single genomic region encodes these proteins:
- a CDS encoding LysR family transcriptional regulator, with amino-acid sequence MLDFRYLKAFMLTAKYASFSKAAEELNIAQSAVSRQIKLLEDSLQEELIIRSSKKVILSEKGKELYQASQSFEKTSLQIFQREDQLPLSIGILEGLLKNWFTPLLTDYLKGQKRDVTVHVADMPELRSGIEESKFDVIFGTENIQSELVTSLKLFEEKLVLISKNEVNRKKLSDHRWVVFSNNDHLFKLSKTKSESIVMVDSFTSIISLVKNDVGIAVIPDHLIKKEDQLKVQEIPGLPSSQIYMSTLNYKKMPERIKHLSDIVKKK; translated from the coding sequence ATGTTAGATTTTCGCTATCTCAAGGCCTTTATGCTTACGGCTAAGTACGCAAGCTTCTCAAAGGCCGCTGAAGAATTAAATATTGCTCAATCAGCTGTCAGCCGTCAGATTAAACTTCTGGAAGACTCACTTCAAGAAGAGCTCATCATTAGATCGAGCAAAAAAGTTATTCTTTCGGAAAAAGGAAAAGAGCTCTACCAGGCCTCTCAAAGTTTTGAGAAGACTTCTCTTCAGATTTTCCAACGCGAAGATCAACTCCCACTTTCTATTGGTATCCTGGAAGGACTGCTTAAGAACTGGTTTACTCCTCTTCTGACAGACTACCTTAAGGGACAAAAGCGCGACGTGACAGTTCACGTCGCCGATATGCCGGAACTTCGTTCAGGAATTGAAGAGAGCAAATTTGACGTGATCTTTGGAACAGAAAATATCCAATCGGAGCTAGTTACATCGCTAAAACTCTTCGAAGAAAAACTGGTCCTGATTTCTAAAAACGAAGTGAACAGAAAAAAACTGAGCGATCACCGCTGGGTTGTTTTCTCAAATAACGATCACCTGTTTAAGCTTTCAAAAACTAAAAGCGAATCTATCGTCATGGTAGACTCATTTACTTCAATCATCTCATTGGTAAAAAACGATGTGGGGATTGCAGTGATTCCAGATCATTTAATCAAGAAAGAAGACCAGCTCAAGGTCCAGGAAATCCCAGGACTGCCCTCATCTCAGATTTATATGAGTACGCTGAACTACAAAAAGATGCCTGAGAGAATCAAGCACCTTTCTGATATCGTTAAGAAAAAGTAG
- a CDS encoding HesB/IscA family protein, with product MGFKQNKVNKDLVLPPVIMFTERALEQLKLIIDNDFTLAGKYFRIVVSGKGCEGFTYAAGFTDLQEDDFQVRIANSNDEIFVVIDPFAAFYLQEASVDFIQDFNQDAEGFVITNHSQGEFKGKFWRANPEKTPPVKEGV from the coding sequence ATGGGTTTTAAACAAAATAAGGTTAACAAGGACTTGGTCCTTCCACCTGTGATCATGTTTACTGAGCGCGCCCTAGAACAATTAAAATTGATCATCGACAACGATTTTACCTTGGCGGGTAAATACTTTCGTATTGTTGTAAGTGGGAAAGGTTGCGAAGGTTTTACTTACGCAGCAGGATTCACAGATCTTCAAGAAGACGACTTTCAAGTTCGCATTGCTAATAGCAACGACGAAATTTTTGTCGTTATCGATCCATTCGCGGCCTTCTATTTACAGGAAGCTTCTGTGGACTTCATTCAGGATTTCAACCAGGACGCTGAGGGCTTCGTCATTACGAACCACTCTCAAGGCGAGTTCAAAGGAAAATTCTGGAGAGCAAACCCGGAAAAAACTCCTCCCGTAAAAGAAGGGGTTTAG
- a CDS encoding M61 family metallopeptidase, whose amino-acid sequence MKLTYKLIIETPSTHQVRVVIQGKKESGEKSLDFFLPRWSPGSYLIREYSRHLSSLKAETANGERLFLEQTDVSTFNIDWNKSELKNTKDADTFTLSYNVYCHELTVRTSHVDDSHAFLHLPTLLMGVLGKNITDPTIELSFPPSWSKVSTGLKDISVKREAFIYTAKNYDDLIDSPIEIGCQETDGFMAGGIPHDVAFYGNLLPHKENLKEDTKKIVEHIADFMGGYPYEKYTFMTHFVPGLYGGLEHSNSTALQFDPTAITNRKGYINYLALVSHEYFHTWNVKRIRPFELGPFNYLKEATSKLLWLAEGLTSLMDELFIYRAGLITMEEYLEMQKDNLNRYFSVPGRKFHSLDDSSFNSWIKLYRPDENSNNSSVSYYLKGGIVFFALNILLAEKGKSINDLLTLLWDDYKKHPERGVNPEQVYKMVEEVGGKDIREKFEVMTSTTEEIDLESICATAGLKFEWDKSESPWLGFDPEFSGDRVIVRAVTLDGPAYKAGLNAGDEIIAINGMRVLKDRYNDYAKYLRANESYTFMISRLASLQTVTLNVGVTPAKLKAITVADKDKAVKVFNP is encoded by the coding sequence ATGAAGCTAACGTATAAATTAATAATTGAAACACCTTCGACGCACCAAGTTCGAGTTGTAATTCAAGGAAAAAAAGAATCTGGTGAAAAATCGCTGGACTTTTTTCTACCGCGTTGGTCTCCAGGATCTTATTTAATCCGTGAATATTCACGTCATTTATCTAGCTTAAAAGCGGAAACAGCTAATGGAGAAAGACTTTTTCTCGAACAAACAGATGTTTCAACTTTTAATATCGATTGGAATAAAAGCGAGTTAAAAAACACTAAGGATGCCGACACATTTACACTTTCTTACAATGTTTATTGCCATGAGCTAACAGTAAGAACATCACACGTTGATGACTCACATGCTTTCTTACACCTGCCAACTCTTCTAATGGGCGTGTTAGGAAAAAATATCACTGACCCGACTATCGAATTATCTTTCCCACCATCGTGGTCAAAAGTTTCAACGGGACTAAAAGATATTTCAGTCAAGCGCGAAGCCTTCATCTATACAGCAAAAAATTATGATGACCTGATCGACTCGCCAATTGAAATTGGTTGCCAGGAAACTGATGGTTTTATGGCCGGAGGAATCCCTCATGATGTGGCCTTCTATGGAAACCTTCTTCCTCATAAAGAAAACCTAAAAGAAGACACGAAAAAAATCGTTGAGCACATTGCTGATTTTATGGGGGGATACCCGTACGAAAAATACACATTCATGACTCATTTTGTTCCCGGTCTATATGGTGGTCTTGAGCATTCAAATTCAACAGCACTGCAATTTGACCCGACGGCAATTACAAACCGCAAAGGGTACATCAACTATTTAGCACTTGTATCTCATGAATACTTCCACACATGGAACGTAAAGCGCATTCGTCCTTTCGAACTTGGGCCATTTAACTACTTAAAAGAAGCAACTTCAAAACTTCTATGGCTTGCTGAAGGTCTGACATCTTTAATGGATGAGTTATTCATCTATAGAGCGGGTCTGATCACGATGGAAGAATACTTAGAAATGCAAAAAGACAACCTGAACAGGTACTTCTCTGTTCCAGGAAGAAAATTTCACTCACTGGATGATTCATCTTTTAACTCTTGGATCAAACTTTACCGTCCGGATGAAAACTCAAACAACTCAAGTGTGAGTTACTACCTTAAAGGTGGGATTGTTTTCTTTGCTTTAAACATCCTTCTGGCCGAAAAAGGAAAGAGCATTAACGATCTGCTAACTCTTTTATGGGATGACTATAAAAAGCACCCTGAGCGTGGAGTAAACCCAGAACAGGTTTACAAAATGGTTGAAGAAGTAGGTGGAAAAGATATTAGAGAAAAGTTTGAAGTAATGACTTCAACAACTGAAGAAATCGATCTTGAATCAATCTGTGCAACGGCCGGATTAAAGTTCGAGTGGGATAAATCTGAATCACCATGGCTAGGGTTTGATCCTGAGTTCTCAGGGGATAGAGTGATCGTAAGAGCTGTGACTCTTGATGGCCCAGCTTACAAAGCAGGATTAAACGCAGGAGATGAAATCATCGCTATCAACGGTATGCGTGTCCTAAAAGACCGCTACAATGATTATGCAAAATACCTAAGAGCTAATGAGTCATACACATTCATGATCTCAAGACTGGCAAGTCTTCAGACTGTGACTTTAAATGTTGGAGTGACGCCGGCAAAACTAAAGGCGATTACTGTGGCCGATAAAGACAAGGCCGTGAAAGTTTTTAATCCATAA
- a CDS encoding acyl-CoA dehydrogenase family protein — protein MASNSNGQLESVVGSLFFGEINENLVFPFPHFSDSQVEMAKEMTAAVDAFAKDNINGEKFDKEAHLPKEVIQGLAEMGLLGLGVPEDLGGLGLDYSLYCRVFAQVASHDGSVATMIGAHQSIGYRALLNEGTPEQKKKWLPRLASGEVIAAFCLTEPGSGSDAYSIKTKAVDNKDGTYTITGQKLWITNGGLAGFYSVFCKTEHVVDGKTVEKISCFIVEGGSPGLSFGEKENKMGIRASETRAVYFDKVVVPKENILGELGKGFKIAMNVLNSGRLSLGAGCVSGMKMILEMATAHATNRKQFDRPIAEFGLIQDKLTKMAAMTYAAESMVYLTTGNMIKGMNDYYMETAVCKIYGSESLWASIDMAMQIAAGNGYMKEYPYERLMRDVRINMIFEGTNEILRALLALSGVRGPSEEMKELGKVTDVSKALQDPIKSLGVFTKFARKRMSHMMGSKALTKAHPELKEQAEKFSSMLGRFAIAVEDTLIKYGKNIIDNELPQGRLADMVIDLYIILACISRTTAILNSSKATQEQKDYVLRLTKYICNESGRKIKRNLKAMSKNNDKNVIKISETVVKNGGYGFDIIDF, from the coding sequence ATGGCAAGTAATTCGAACGGACAATTAGAATCGGTAGTAGGCTCTCTCTTTTTCGGTGAAATCAACGAAAACCTGGTTTTTCCTTTTCCACACTTTTCAGACTCTCAAGTTGAAATGGCCAAGGAAATGACGGCAGCAGTTGATGCTTTCGCAAAAGATAATATCAATGGTGAGAAATTTGATAAAGAAGCTCACCTTCCAAAAGAAGTGATTCAAGGACTCGCAGAAATGGGCCTTTTAGGTCTGGGAGTTCCTGAGGATTTAGGTGGCCTGGGGCTTGATTACTCACTTTACTGTCGCGTGTTTGCTCAAGTGGCAAGTCATGATGGTTCAGTGGCAACGATGATCGGGGCTCACCAGTCGATTGGTTACCGTGCTCTTTTAAATGAAGGGACACCTGAGCAAAAGAAGAAGTGGCTTCCTCGCCTGGCAAGTGGTGAAGTGATTGCTGCTTTCTGTTTAACTGAGCCAGGTTCTGGGTCGGATGCATACTCAATTAAAACAAAAGCTGTTGATAATAAGGATGGAACATACACTATTACCGGACAAAAACTTTGGATTACCAATGGTGGTCTGGCAGGTTTTTATTCAGTTTTTTGTAAAACAGAACACGTTGTTGACGGTAAGACAGTGGAAAAAATTTCCTGCTTTATCGTAGAAGGTGGATCTCCAGGACTTTCTTTTGGTGAAAAAGAAAACAAAATGGGGATTCGTGCGAGTGAAACACGTGCTGTTTATTTTGATAAAGTTGTCGTTCCAAAAGAAAACATTCTTGGTGAATTAGGAAAAGGATTTAAGATCGCGATGAACGTTCTTAACTCTGGACGTCTTTCACTTGGAGCAGGATGTGTTTCTGGAATGAAAATGATTCTTGAAATGGCCACAGCTCACGCAACAAACAGAAAACAATTCGACCGCCCGATTGCAGAGTTTGGATTAATTCAGGATAAGCTGACAAAAATGGCGGCGATGACTTATGCAGCAGAGAGCATGGTTTACCTGACAACAGGGAACATGATCAAAGGCATGAACGATTATTACATGGAGACAGCTGTTTGTAAGATTTACGGCTCAGAGTCTCTGTGGGCAAGCATTGATATGGCAATGCAAATTGCGGCCGGTAACGGTTATATGAAAGAGTACCCTTACGAAAGATTAATGAGAGATGTTCGCATCAACATGATCTTTGAAGGAACAAACGAAATTCTCCGCGCACTTCTTGCTCTATCAGGAGTAAGAGGACCATCGGAAGAAATGAAAGAGCTTGGAAAAGTGACTGACGTTTCAAAGGCGCTTCAGGACCCTATTAAGTCTCTTGGTGTCTTTACAAAATTTGCCAGAAAGAGAATGTCTCATATGATGGGATCAAAAGCTCTTACAAAAGCTCACCCTGAGCTAAAAGAGCAGGCAGAGAAGTTCTCTTCTATGCTTGGTCGATTTGCCATTGCCGTAGAAGACACGCTGATCAAGTATGGAAAAAACATCATTGATAATGAACTTCCACAAGGTCGACTTGCAGATATGGTTATCGACCTTTATATCATTCTTGCCTGTATTTCGAGAACGACAGCTATTCTTAACAGCTCAAAAGCAACTCAAGAGCAAAAAGACTATGTACTTCGTTTAACAAAATACATCTGTAATGAATCAGGAAGAAAAATTAAGAGAAACCTGAAGGCAATGTCAAAAAACAACGACAAAAATGTTATCAAGATTTCTGAAACAGTTGTAAAAAATGGTGGATACGGTTTTGACATCATCGACTTCTAA
- the gspD gene encoding type II secretion system secretin GspD — translation MKKNVNLSKVLTASLLLTTVGLSPEVRAQFDKFKSKTKFNRPSGAANAKKGVNTPSDISIPDTGKSASSLLEGSAQDTTNFAPGDDEGGDEMADEGTDSFEESSRGGSGSSDAFGRKRTGSASPTKTDKKYVNLNPETAFGPEVVTSFDFPNVSILDLTKHMQKLTGLNLILDKDIKGKISISSPTPITIGDAWKAYLQALSINGYSLVKSGAFYTIVNNRDIRYSPTTMYTGTYTPNTENYVMQIIPLKYVNSREVANSFRPFMSRYGRIIEIKQTNTVIVQETGTHINRLMKLIKFIDIPGHEESLQIIKVRNSSAQEIATLLDKILKNGSGAGGVPRTNTVASGSGSSSQSNISRIIAEPRTNSIIAMANSDGARELRGLIEKLDVKVVAAGSGQIHVYYLNYGDSEALAKTLSSLVGNAPRSGAAGGLTRFTSPTSGTATTATLFNSEVKITSDKENNALVVTASPTDYETVKTVIAQLDIPRDQVYVEGLMMETQVSRGQGFGISLIGAYGSGGSQKAGYGNTNDLLSLMTNNITNLSGLFVGGGIGRKVDLKTPDGNTIQVNSVNGLITAIATNAGTNVLATPQILTMDNVEGAFESGEEVPTTETTSATNGSTTNSIKMQKVSLNLKITPQINKVTRFVKLKIDQKIVDFSGRQVNSTQGGVGTVIRAFNTTVVVRDKDTIAMGGLMRDKETNTTSKVPLLGDIPVLGWLFKNTTKSVEKVNLLFFMTPKILASYEKTNAENVKDLLNRRQSHLKNMVGDDDAFSTTVKGLYDKAKKQGEGPLYDTSETEKYKDRNEAIGVDATEGNVPDYQEIIQKAENKPAGTTDPVTSVQ, via the coding sequence ATGAAAAAAAATGTTAATCTCTCGAAAGTCTTAACCGCGTCTCTCCTACTTACCACAGTGGGGCTATCGCCTGAAGTAAGAGCACAGTTTGACAAATTTAAGAGCAAAACAAAATTCAACCGCCCAAGTGGAGCGGCCAACGCTAAAAAAGGTGTCAACACTCCTTCTGACATCTCCATCCCGGATACAGGAAAATCGGCCAGCTCATTATTAGAAGGCTCAGCACAGGACACAACTAACTTTGCTCCTGGTGATGATGAAGGCGGCGACGAAATGGCCGATGAGGGAACTGATTCATTCGAAGAAAGCTCTCGCGGCGGAAGCGGTTCATCTGATGCTTTCGGAAGAAAAAGAACAGGATCAGCAAGCCCTACAAAAACAGATAAAAAGTACGTTAACCTGAACCCTGAAACAGCTTTCGGTCCTGAAGTTGTAACGAGCTTCGATTTCCCGAACGTTTCAATTTTAGACTTAACAAAACATATGCAGAAACTAACAGGATTAAACCTGATCCTGGATAAAGACATTAAGGGAAAGATCTCGATCTCTTCACCTACTCCAATTACAATTGGAGATGCGTGGAAAGCTTACCTTCAGGCCCTGTCAATCAACGGGTACTCGCTGGTAAAATCAGGGGCCTTCTACACGATCGTTAACAACCGCGACATCAGATACTCTCCAACGACGATGTATACGGGGACATACACTCCGAATACTGAAAACTACGTTATGCAGATTATCCCGCTGAAGTATGTTAACTCGCGCGAAGTTGCTAACTCTTTCCGTCCTTTCATGTCTCGTTACGGAAGAATCATCGAAATCAAGCAAACCAACACGGTTATCGTTCAGGAAACAGGAACGCACATCAACCGTTTAATGAAGCTGATTAAGTTCATCGATATCCCAGGGCATGAAGAGTCTCTGCAAATTATTAAAGTAAGAAACTCATCAGCTCAAGAGATCGCGACTCTACTGGATAAAATCTTAAAGAACGGTTCGGGCGCAGGTGGCGTTCCAAGAACAAACACAGTTGCTTCTGGTTCTGGATCATCTTCTCAATCAAACATCTCACGCATCATTGCTGAGCCAAGAACGAACTCAATCATCGCCATGGCAAACTCTGATGGAGCACGCGAGCTTCGTGGATTGATTGAAAAACTAGACGTAAAAGTTGTCGCTGCAGGTTCTGGACAAATCCACGTTTATTACCTGAACTACGGTGACTCTGAAGCCCTGGCAAAAACTCTTTCATCTCTGGTAGGAAACGCGCCGAGATCTGGGGCCGCTGGTGGTTTAACTCGTTTTACATCACCAACAAGTGGAACAGCGACAACGGCCACACTTTTTAACAGCGAAGTCAAAATCACTTCTGATAAAGAAAATAACGCCCTTGTTGTAACAGCTTCACCTACTGACTATGAAACGGTAAAAACAGTTATTGCTCAGTTAGATATCCCACGCGATCAGGTTTATGTTGAAGGTCTAATGATGGAGACTCAGGTTTCCAGAGGACAAGGATTCGGGATCAGCTTAATTGGAGCTTACGGCTCTGGTGGATCTCAAAAGGCCGGTTACGGTAACACAAACGACCTTCTTTCTCTTATGACAAACAATATCACTAACCTTTCAGGACTTTTCGTTGGTGGTGGTATCGGAAGAAAGGTAGACCTTAAGACACCAGATGGAAACACAATTCAGGTCAACTCAGTTAACGGTCTGATTACGGCGATTGCAACAAACGCAGGAACAAACGTTCTGGCCACTCCACAAATCTTAACAATGGATAACGTGGAAGGTGCTTTCGAGTCTGGGGAAGAAGTTCCAACGACTGAAACAACAAGTGCAACGAATGGTTCAACAACCAACTCGATTAAAATGCAAAAAGTTTCCCTTAACTTAAAAATCACTCCGCAAATCAACAAAGTTACACGATTTGTAAAACTTAAAATCGACCAGAAAATCGTCGATTTCTCGGGAAGACAAGTTAACTCTACTCAAGGTGGTGTTGGGACAGTTATCAGAGCATTTAACACGACAGTCGTTGTGCGCGATAAAGACACAATCGCCATGGGTGGTTTAATGCGCGATAAAGAAACGAATACAACAAGCAAGGTTCCTCTACTGGGAGATATCCCGGTTCTAGGATGGTTATTTAAGAATACGACAAAGTCGGTTGAAAAAGTTAACCTACTCTTTTTCATGACGCCAAAAATCCTGGCTTCGTATGAGAAAACAAATGCTGAAAACGTCAAAGACCTGCTTAACCGCCGTCAGTCTCACTTAAAAAACATGGTGGGAGACGACGACGCCTTCTCTACTACGGTTAAAGGGCTTTACGACAAAGCTAAAAAACAAGGTGAAGGTCCTCTGTACGACACAAGTGAAACTGAAAAGTACAAAGACAGAAATGAAGCTATTGGTGTAGATGCAACTGAAGGAAACGTTCCTGACTATCAGGAAATTATCCAGAAAGCAGAAAACAAGCCGGCGGGAACAACTGATCCGGTGACATCAGTACAGTAA
- a CDS encoding PDZ domain-containing protein encodes MKKFNFNFKFLDRFKKSKQDQEEFLEEETDQTDTEYNQEDDDSPAQFTEMRRDAQESEEISADESYTDENPEVFAEKTLGNYNLNKFREQNQHLVNDYSESDKTDHNMSFEEMEMDPPEKPESVGRFKFKFPKFGAGSGERIRERFSGASPMKSIDKFSWNDFILKLFSPYTRGKIHGVFIILLVVTFTYLIGKTAALFIGRGTPMVSTVKGNISVPIEKSDTTLQDINRISSTNLFNVKESDKASDKGPKIDIASIVCTDAERPTSEPLKLLDTIVLQDSVKSVASVQVRGSSELVNVREGEQLNNAVEVSRINRMKIILKNLTTGECEYIASEEEDAPVMPPMKIVSPKIGQKMFKSLNPSIKNVGNSFKIKRAFRDNMISNMSEVLTQAKAVQITNPDGSLAFKMTEVVPGSIYSQLNIQNDDVITSINGKKIENLNELMTLLGRIKEIDQFQIGLKRNGMNETLEYGFE; translated from the coding sequence ATGAAAAAATTTAATTTCAATTTTAAGTTCTTAGATCGTTTCAAAAAGTCTAAACAAGACCAGGAAGAATTTCTTGAAGAAGAAACTGATCAGACAGACACAGAGTACAATCAAGAAGACGACGACTCCCCTGCACAATTCACAGAAATGCGCAGAGACGCACAAGAGTCTGAAGAGATCTCTGCTGATGAGTCTTACACCGATGAAAATCCTGAAGTTTTTGCAGAAAAAACTCTCGGAAATTACAACCTCAATAAATTTAGAGAACAAAACCAGCACCTGGTGAATGACTATAGTGAATCAGATAAAACTGATCACAATATGAGTTTTGAAGAAATGGAAATGGACCCGCCTGAAAAGCCGGAGTCTGTTGGCCGTTTTAAGTTTAAATTCCCTAAATTTGGTGCCGGAAGTGGCGAGCGAATCAGAGAGAGATTCTCTGGTGCTTCTCCAATGAAAAGTATCGATAAGTTCAGTTGGAACGATTTCATTTTAAAACTCTTCTCCCCTTACACTCGTGGAAAAATCCACGGTGTATTTATCATTCTTCTCGTTGTGACTTTCACTTATTTAATTGGTAAAACAGCTGCGCTTTTTATCGGCCGCGGAACTCCGATGGTTTCAACGGTGAAAGGAAATATCAGCGTGCCTATTGAAAAATCGGACACGACTCTTCAAGACATCAACCGCATTTCTTCAACGAATCTTTTTAACGTTAAAGAAAGCGATAAGGCCTCTGATAAAGGTCCAAAGATCGACATCGCCAGCATCGTTTGTACGGATGCAGAACGCCCTACTTCTGAACCGCTAAAACTTCTGGATACTATTGTTCTTCAGGACTCGGTAAAATCTGTGGCCTCTGTTCAGGTTCGTGGATCAAGTGAGTTGGTAAACGTTAGAGAAGGTGAACAATTAAACAACGCCGTTGAAGTTTCAAGAATCAACCGCATGAAAATCATCCTAAAGAACCTGACAACTGGAGAATGTGAATACATCGCCAGCGAAGAAGAAGATGCACCGGTAATGCCTCCGATGAAAATCGTTTCTCCAAAAATCGGGCAAAAAATGTTTAAGAGTTTAAACCCAAGCATTAAAAACGTGGGGAACTCTTTTAAAATTAAGCGCGCTTTCAGAGACAACATGATCAGCAACATGAGTGAAGTTCTGACTCAGGCAAAGGCGGTGCAAATCACAAATCCAGATGGCTCTCTGGCATTTAAGATGACGGAAGTTGTTCCAGGCTCAATCTACTCTCAGCTTAATATCCAGAACGATGACGTCATCACGTCAATCAATGGAAAGAAAATTGAAAATCTCAATGAACTTATGACTCTTCTTGGACGAATCAAAGAAATTGACCAGTTCCAGATCGGCCTTAAGAGAAATGGAATGAACGAAACATTAGAATACGGGTTTGAATAA
- a CDS encoding FG-GAP repeat domain-containing protein yields the protein MTSSTSKSLYLALLGVLLSGCAEKKIQPIKDLGGPREQSIPYDIAPERSGGIFVDKTQEYGLKDISAVHLYAVDVNNDGATDLVILDDFYASPKFYYFNKKEKKFKLGENPFNEIVRASYLNFVDLDHDGIYDVIVGNLNQRSEMTQYPGRVYKGIVENGRLRYQAKSSLPTGVLPTASIVPLDFNLDGEIDLYLANWFSQKDNNPKPVTDYLLQGKGFEFTDLGSQLRGEYDYNKSDKIYSNATPTFGASVCDVDKNGLPDIMTSNSNGYYNKLWLNIDGKNFVNYGMESGYAADNEGSADQKGGGNSFFSLCGDYNNDGIVDIVVGNLARDSDPESRDKSAVLTGSVKTFPPKFIRSEFFLQDKQENWSEGDRRGAWIDYNLDGLNDLLIANSGFPPSSRLVFFEQEPDHAYDDKAKELGINLMNPSGIVTIDLNGDGVMDFISGQSKVRAGDINTRLYIFENQTKREGKGSMRFHLQGKKSNFHGISSTLTFSTTKTKYFGEANYAYGSLPSQNEEGIYFAFGHETPKEVEVRWSIGSEDRLGRVAPLVRKYNLQKLSGKGKHLELNLCEDGRVLPRSKNCY from the coding sequence TTGACATCATCGACTTCTAAGTCCCTTTATTTGGCACTCCTGGGGGTTTTGCTCTCAGGGTGTGCTGAAAAAAAGATTCAGCCTATAAAAGATCTCGGCGGCCCTCGTGAGCAGTCGATTCCTTACGATATTGCCCCTGAAAGATCAGGCGGAATTTTTGTCGATAAGACTCAAGAGTATGGACTTAAAGATATTTCAGCAGTTCATCTTTATGCTGTCGATGTCAACAATGACGGGGCCACAGACCTGGTGATCCTTGATGATTTTTACGCTTCTCCAAAATTCTATTACTTCAATAAAAAAGAAAAAAAATTCAAATTAGGGGAAAACCCTTTTAATGAAATTGTGCGAGCAAGTTACCTCAACTTTGTCGACCTGGACCATGATGGTATCTATGATGTCATCGTTGGAAATCTCAACCAAAGAAGTGAGATGACCCAGTATCCTGGGCGCGTTTACAAAGGTATCGTAGAAAACGGAAGGCTTCGCTATCAGGCCAAGTCATCTTTGCCAACGGGAGTTCTTCCAACGGCGAGTATCGTGCCACTAGATTTCAACCTTGATGGTGAAATTGATCTTTATCTGGCCAATTGGTTTTCACAAAAAGACAACAATCCCAAACCTGTGACAGATTATCTGCTTCAGGGAAAAGGGTTTGAGTTCACCGATCTAGGAAGCCAGTTAAGAGGCGAATACGACTATAATAAATCGGACAAGATTTACTCGAATGCCACACCAACTTTTGGAGCAAGTGTGTGCGACGTGGATAAAAATGGTCTTCCTGATATTATGACCAGCAATTCAAACGGATATTACAATAAGCTGTGGCTTAATATCGATGGGAAAAATTTCGTTAACTACGGAATGGAGTCCGGTTATGCGGCCGATAATGAAGGATCTGCTGATCAAAAGGGCGGAGGAAATTCATTTTTTAGTTTATGTGGCGACTACAATAACGACGGAATTGTTGATATCGTGGTTGGAAACCTGGCCCGCGACAGCGACCCTGAATCCCGCGACAAATCAGCAGTACTGACTGGTTCAGTAAAAACTTTTCCACCAAAATTTATCCGCTCGGAATTTTTCCTTCAGGATAAACAAGAGAATTGGTCAGAGGGAGATAGAAGAGGAGCATGGATTGATTATAACCTTGATGGTTTAAACGATCTTTTAATCGCCAACTCTGGTTTTCCTCCTTCTTCGCGACTGGTCTTCTTTGAACAGGAGCCAGACCACGCTTACGACGATAAAGCAAAAGAGCTGGGGATCAACCTGATGAATCCATCGGGGATTGTGACGATCGATTTAAATGGTGATGGTGTGATGGATTTTATTTCCGGGCAAAGTAAAGTTCGCGCCGGAGATATCAACACTCGTCTTTATATTTTTGAAAACCAAACAAAACGTGAAGGGAAGGGTTCAATGCGTTTTCACCTTCAAGGAAAGAAGAGCAACTTCCATGGCATCTCTTCAACACTGACTTTTTCAACGACTAAAACAAAATATTTCGGCGAGGCCAACTACGCCTATGGTTCTCTTCCTTCACAAAATGAAGAAGGTATTTACTTTGCTTTCGGACATGAAACCCCTAAGGAGGTTGAAGTCAGATGGAGCATTGGCAGTGAAGACCGCCTAGGCCGAGTGGCACCTCTGGTACGAAAGTATAACCTACAAAAACTCTCAGGAAAAGGTAAGCATTTAGAATTAAACCTTTGCGAAGATGGTCGCGTGCTACCAAGATCAAAAAATTGTTATTAA